A window of Streptomyces sp. NBC_01241 genomic DNA:
GTTCGGCTCCCGGTGCGGCGTGCCCTGCGCGCGCCGCACCGGTGTTTTTTCGGTACGCATTCCCCCAGGACAAGCGGACGGGGAGTGCTACCGGCCCGCGCCGCCCGGCCTGCCCCTGAGCGCGGCCCGCAGCGCCGGGTCGGTCACGGCGCGCACCCCCCGTATGGCGATCGCCGCCAGGACGTCGTGGTCCGCGCCCGCCGTCGGGACCTCGTGCGCGGCGAGCAGCCGCTGCCCGGCCGGTGAGGCCCAGGCACCGCTGTACGGATGGACCTCCATCCGGGCGATGGCCAGACAGCCCAGGGTCAGCGCGAGCGGCAGCCCGAACCAGACCAGCAGGGACAGCACCGGGCCGCCGAGGCCGCTTTCCTGACCGGGTATCAGCAGCGTCGCGGCACCCGTCCCGGCCACCAGCAGAGCCGCGCCGCGCACCGTGCGGACCGCGGCGGCCACCCCGTCCCCGCCGCCGGGGACGGCGAGGCCCGCGGTGACGAGCCGGTCGGCGAGGGCGCGCACCGGATCGGCGGCGGCTGCGGCCGCCCGTACCGACGGAATCGGGGACTGGCCCTGCGGACCGATCGCATGTATCACCGTGCGCTCCATCTCGTCCCGGGCCTCCGGGTCCACGACCGTCGCCCACCCGGTGTGCGCGAGCAGCAGGCGCCTCCGCAGATGCATGGTGACCAGCGCCAGATCGACCACCCG
This region includes:
- a CDS encoding TIGR04222 domain-containing membrane protein yields the protein MLWVLLLLVAWGAAAVSCVRLCLVTARAGLLSEASSDAVRRVPDGHELTLYETAFLSGGPHRVVDLALVTMHLRRRLLLAHTGWATVVDPEARDEMERTVIHAIGPQGQSPIPSVRAAAAAADPVRALADRLVTAGLAVPGGGDGVAAAVRTVRGAALLVAGTGAATLLIPGQESGLGGPVLSLLVWFGLPLALTLGCLAIARMEVHPYSGAWASPAGQRLLAAHEVPTAGADHDVLAAIAIRGVRAVTDPALRAALRGRPGGAGR